One genomic segment of Phyllopteryx taeniolatus isolate TA_2022b chromosome 12, UOR_Ptae_1.2, whole genome shotgun sequence includes these proteins:
- the nms gene encoding neuromedin-S isoform X2: MNVPHMRQLALLCLICCRFWSTTDASHFQRLEDGLVFRTVREDEPAQLSWRDDNEQQVQNIFKRFLFHYSKARTSADPEENMSNSVHPLMRLSPKLSQRRKKTVVLLNI; the protein is encoded by the exons ATGAATGTTCCACACATGAGACAACTTGCACTTCTTTGTTTGATCTGCTGCAGATTTTGGAGCACCACAG ATGCAAGTCATTTCCAGAGATTGGAAGATGGACTTGTGTTCAGAACG GTCCGAGAAGATGAACCCGCTCAGCTCTCATGGAGAGACGACAACGAG CAGCAAGTCCAGAATATTTTCAAAAGA TTCCTGTTTCATTATTCAAAAGCAAGGACCTCTGCTGACCCGGAGGAGAACATG TCCAACTCTGTGCACCCTCTGATGCGACTTTCGCCCAAACTGTCTCAGCGGAGGAAGAAGACGGTGGTACTTCTG
- the nms gene encoding neuromedin-U isoform X1 — translation MNVPHMRQLALLCLICCRFWSTTDASHFQRLEDGLVFRTVREDEPAQLSWRDDNEQQQVQNIFKRFLFHYSKARTSADPEENMSNSVHPLMRLSPKLSQRRKKTVVLLNI, via the exons ATGAATGTTCCACACATGAGACAACTTGCACTTCTTTGTTTGATCTGCTGCAGATTTTGGAGCACCACAG ATGCAAGTCATTTCCAGAGATTGGAAGATGGACTTGTGTTCAGAACG GTCCGAGAAGATGAACCCGCTCAGCTCTCATGGAGAGACGACAACGAG CAGCAGCAAGTCCAGAATATTTTCAAAAGA TTCCTGTTTCATTATTCAAAAGCAAGGACCTCTGCTGACCCGGAGGAGAACATG TCCAACTCTGTGCACCCTCTGATGCGACTTTCGCCCAAACTGTCTCAGCGGAGGAAGAAGACGGTGGTACTTCTG